In a single window of the Elaeis guineensis isolate ETL-2024a chromosome 6, EG11, whole genome shotgun sequence genome:
- the LOC105046825 gene encoding probable tetraacyldisaccharide 4'-kinase, mitochondrial isoform X6 yields MERLKHVVTQIAITPDCRLSELPLLHRSLLPLLSLASSIYRFSLFLRRRLYFSGLVHQRRHDLISLSLSLSLSLFLKRYILFPVVFRLPVPVISVGNLTWGGNGKTPMVEFIARLLDEAGIGPLILTRGYSGGDEAKMLHRHLLQTSARIGVGANRIATAASMFERHGYVNSCDTLSEKLSSPYKSVSGPKDERIGVVILDDGMQHWRVLHDVEIVMLNGLMPWGNNHLLPRGPLRESPSALVRADIVVIHHADLVCVPDTQLRMIESTVHNIDATLPVFHSRMAPSHFFEVKNPHSRLSPRTVQNMVVLCVSAIGFPNAFAQAISKIGPLHVDRLDFSDHHLIQADIAVTWGKALEVLMF; encoded by the exons ATGGAGAGGTTGAAGCATGTGGTGACCCAAATAGCTATCACTCCCGACTGCCGTCTCTCGGAGCTTCCCCTCCTCCACCGctccctcctccccctcctctctctcgccTCCTCCATCTACcgcttctccctctttctccgCCGCCGCCTCTACTTCTCCGGCCTCGTTCACCAACGCCGGCACGacctaatctctctctctctctctctctctctctctctcttcttaaaaaGATATATCTTGTTTCCTGTTGTTTTCAGGTTGCCAGTTCCTGTGATAAGTGTCGGCAATCTGACGTGGGGCGGAAATGGGAAGACCCCTATGGTTGAATTCATCGCACGTCTCTTGGACGAAGCAGGAATTGGACCTCTTATCCTTACCAGA GGTTATTCAGGTGGTGATGAGGCTAAAATGCTTCATAGACACCTTTTGCAGACTTCTGCAAGGATTGGTGTAGGGGCAAACAGGATTGCTACTGCTGCTTCCATGTTTGAGAGACATGGTTATGTGAATTCCTGCGACACACTGTCTGAGAAACTTTCATCACCTTACAAATCTGTATCTGGTCCCAAAGATGAAAGAATTGGTGTTGTAATTCTGGATGATGGAATGCAG CATTGGCGTGTGTTGCATGATGTGGAAattgttatgctgaatggtttgATGCCATGGGGGAACAACCACTTGCTTCCTCGTGGGCCATTAAGGGAGTCACCAAGTGCACTTGTTCGAGCAGACATAGTGGTGATTCACCATGCAGATTTGGTATGT GTACCTGATACACAGCTTAGAATGATTGAATCAACAGTGCACAACATTGATGCAACTCTTCCAGTTTTTCACTCTAGAATGGCTCCTTCACATTTTTTTGAAGTCAAAAATCCTCATTCCAGATTGTCACCAAGGACAGTGCAAAACATGGTTGTATTATGTGTTTCTGCAATTGGCTTCCCAAATGCCTTTGCACAGGCAATTAGTAAG ATTGGGCCATTGCATGTTGATAGGTTAGACTTCAGTGATCATCATTTAATTCAAGCTGAT ATTGCAGTTACATGGGGTAAAGCACTTGAAGTTTTAATGTTTTGA
- the LOC105046825 gene encoding probable tetraacyldisaccharide 4'-kinase, mitochondrial isoform X7 yields MERLKHVVTQIAITPDCRLSELPLLHRSLLPLLSLASSIYRFSLFLRRRLYFSGLVHQRRHDLISLSLSLSLSLFLKRYILFPVVFRLPVPVISVGNLTWGGNGKTPMVEFIARLLDEAGIGPLILTRGYSGGDEAKMLHRHLLQTSARIGVGANRIATAASMFERHGYVNSCDTLSEKLSSPYKSVSGPKDERIGVVILDDGMQHWRVLHDVEIVMLNGLMPWGNNHLLPRGPLRESPSALVRADIVVIHHADLVCVPDTQLRMIESTVHNIDATLPVFHSRMAPSHFFEVKNPHSRLSPRTVQNMVVLCVSAIGFPNAFAQAISKIGPLHVDRLDFSDHHLIQADVSFFQR; encoded by the exons ATGGAGAGGTTGAAGCATGTGGTGACCCAAATAGCTATCACTCCCGACTGCCGTCTCTCGGAGCTTCCCCTCCTCCACCGctccctcctccccctcctctctctcgccTCCTCCATCTACcgcttctccctctttctccgCCGCCGCCTCTACTTCTCCGGCCTCGTTCACCAACGCCGGCACGacctaatctctctctctctctctctctctctctctctcttcttaaaaaGATATATCTTGTTTCCTGTTGTTTTCAGGTTGCCAGTTCCTGTGATAAGTGTCGGCAATCTGACGTGGGGCGGAAATGGGAAGACCCCTATGGTTGAATTCATCGCACGTCTCTTGGACGAAGCAGGAATTGGACCTCTTATCCTTACCAGA GGTTATTCAGGTGGTGATGAGGCTAAAATGCTTCATAGACACCTTTTGCAGACTTCTGCAAGGATTGGTGTAGGGGCAAACAGGATTGCTACTGCTGCTTCCATGTTTGAGAGACATGGTTATGTGAATTCCTGCGACACACTGTCTGAGAAACTTTCATCACCTTACAAATCTGTATCTGGTCCCAAAGATGAAAGAATTGGTGTTGTAATTCTGGATGATGGAATGCAG CATTGGCGTGTGTTGCATGATGTGGAAattgttatgctgaatggtttgATGCCATGGGGGAACAACCACTTGCTTCCTCGTGGGCCATTAAGGGAGTCACCAAGTGCACTTGTTCGAGCAGACATAGTGGTGATTCACCATGCAGATTTGGTATGT GTACCTGATACACAGCTTAGAATGATTGAATCAACAGTGCACAACATTGATGCAACTCTTCCAGTTTTTCACTCTAGAATGGCTCCTTCACATTTTTTTGAAGTCAAAAATCCTCATTCCAGATTGTCACCAAGGACAGTGCAAAACATGGTTGTATTATGTGTTTCTGCAATTGGCTTCCCAAATGCCTTTGCACAGGCAATTAGTAAG ATTGGGCCATTGCATGTTGATAGGTTAGACTTCAGTGATCATCATTTAATTCAAGCTGAT